A window of the Chloroflexota bacterium genome harbors these coding sequences:
- a CDS encoding response regulator transcription factor, whose product MKILIIDDNPDLVQALKLGFKLQWPESQVTAAGDGERALVVFSEESPDIVLLDIAMPGMNGFEVLRRLRQVSDVPVVMLTVKGDEQDKVRALELGADDYVTKPFGSLELMARIKAVLRRVAVPLPEATALPFAGGDLTIDYATRIVTVRGKPVKLTPTEYKLLCALARYPNQVLSHPTLLVRVWGSEYRGESDFLKVYIKRLRDKIEEDSSSPRYILTEWGQGYRLSVP is encoded by the coding sequence ATGAAGATTCTCATCATTGACGACAACCCCGACCTGGTGCAGGCCCTGAAGCTGGGCTTCAAGCTTCAGTGGCCGGAGTCCCAGGTGACGGCTGCTGGCGATGGGGAGAGGGCCCTGGTGGTTTTCTCCGAGGAAAGCCCCGACATCGTTCTCCTGGATATAGCCATGCCCGGCATGAACGGCTTTGAGGTGCTGCGGCGTCTCCGCCAGGTCTCCGATGTGCCCGTGGTCATGCTCACGGTAAAGGGGGACGAGCAGGACAAGGTCAGGGCCCTGGAGCTGGGGGCCGACGACTATGTCACCAAGCCCTTCGGCTCCCTGGAGCTCATGGCCCGCATCAAGGCTGTCCTGCGCCGGGTGGCGGTGCCCCTCCCCGAGGCAACCGCACTTCCCTTCGCCGGCGGGGACCTGACTATTGACTACGCCACTCGCATCGTAACCGTCCGCGGCAAGCCGGTGAAGCTGACCCCCACCGAATACAAGCTTCTGTGCGCCCTGGCCCGTTACCCTAACCAGGTCCTCTCCCACCCCACCCTCCTGGTCCGGGTCTGGGGGAGCGAGTACCGGGGGGAGAGCGACTTCCTCAAGGTCTATATCAAGCGCCTTCGGGACAAGATAGAGGAGGACTCCTCTTCTCCCCGCTATATCCTCACCGAGTGGGGCCAGGGCTACAGGCTGTCCGTCCCCTAG